In the Epinephelus lanceolatus isolate andai-2023 chromosome 6, ASM4190304v1, whole genome shotgun sequence genome, one interval contains:
- the tcf3b gene encoding transcription factor 3b isoform X22, protein MFAPPVANGKNRTMTLASTQFGGSAIDERSGSGSWGSAEQNSPSFSQGRGYGEGSHYSEHEGLSSPFISSGVAGKNERPPYPPFGSQPGFLPSDIAMPSPDAMSPSGLKSGSQFYPSYTNNPRRRPPDGGIETQPKKIRKPPGLPSSVYASTSGDEYARDNGGYPGTKPGAVYPGSFYMQEDPWSSSGYSAMLGNTPHIGQPGSFSAINPQDRMNYPLHGSEVNGFHSAPTTYNHTPTINGEGIMANRGTTAGSSGDEIGKALASIYPSDHNSNNFSSAPSTPGSPQAIAGAQSQWQRPTTPNYEGPPHALQSKMEDRLEEAIHVLRSHAVGQGPGLEGAPDMHSLLSAVHNGGLGGLSPAFPNASLALSNRHPAMQGGKHEEPTGLPPSSTLLHGHHASGPTPPVGQPEGFTSLPGGLARSTHSTSSSDIKREDKEDDENSSVADKSEDEKKESKAARSRRKEALTLQMLSSLSDQKDDPEEDDEDLPPEVKMEREKERRVANNARERLRVRDINEAFKELGRMCQLHLSHDKPQTKLLILHQAVNVILNLEQQVRERNLNPKAACLKRREEEKVSGVVGDAPMQLSGGHPSLGGDGHNPVGHM, encoded by the exons ATGTTCGCGCCTCCAGTAGCAAACGGGAAGAACAGGACAATGACACTCGCCAGCACTCAGTTTGGTGGATCAG CAATAGACGAGCGCAGCGGCTCTGGGTCTTGGGGCTCAGCAGAACAGAACAGCCCCTCTTTCAGCCAAGGACGG GGCTATGGCGAAGGATCCCACTACAGCGAGCATGAAGGCTTGTCCTCTCCATTCATCAGTTCAGGGGTTGCAG GTAAAAATGAGAGGCCACCGTACCCTCCCTTTGGAAGCCAG CCTGGTTTTCTTCCTAGCGACATAGCGATGCCCAGCCCAGATGCCATGTCCCCCTCTGGCCTGAAATCAGGCTCCCAGTTTTACCCATCGTACACCAACAACCCCAGGAGAAGGCCGCCTGATGGAGGCATAG AAACTCAGCCAAAGAAGATTCGGAAACCCCCTGGCCTGCCGTCCTCG GTGTATGCTTCCACATCTGGTGATGAGTATGCCAGAGACAATGGAGGATATCCTGGTACAAAGCCCGGAGCTGTCTACCCTGGCTCTTTCTATATGCAAG AAGACCCCTGGTCGTCTTCTGGCTACTCTGCCATGCTGGGTAACACTCCACACATTGGACAGCCAGGCTCCTTCTCCGCAATTAACCCACAGGACAGGATG AACTATCCTCTGCACGGCAGCGAAGTCAACGGCTTCCACTCAGCCCCCACCACCTACAACCACACACCCACTATCAATGGGGAAGGCATTATGG CCAACCGAGGCACCACAGCTGGCAGTTCAGGAGATGAAATTGGGAAGGCTCTTGCCTCA ATTTACCCGTCGGACCACAACAGTAATAACTTCTCCTCAGCTCCATCTACTCCTGGATCTCCTCAGGCTATCGCAG GAGCTCAGTCTCAGTGGCAAAGACCAACCACACCCAACTATGAAGGGCCACCACATGCACTG CAGAGTAAAATGGAAGACCGTTTGGAGGAGGCAATTCATGTACTGCGTAGCCATGCTGTGGGCCAGGGTCCTGGCTTAGAGGGCGCCCCCGACATGCACAGCCTGCTGTCCGCAGTACACAACGGGGGCCTCGGGGGCCTTTCTCCGGCTTTCCCCAATGCAAGCCTCGCCCTCAGCAACAGACATCCTGCTATG CAGGGAGGGAAACACGAGGAGCCCACAGGCCTTCCTCCCAGCAGCACTCTTCTGCACGGTCATCACGCATCCGGACCCACACCACCAGTCGGCCAACCAGAAGGCTTCACCA GTCTCCCTGGTGGTTTGGCCCGCTCCACACACTCCACCAGCAGCTCAGACATTAAAAGAGAAGACAAAGAGGATGATGAAAACTCATCTGTTGCAGACAAATCCGAAGACGAAAAGAAGGAGAGCAAGGCAGCACGCAGTCGAAG AAAGGAGGCGTTGACCCTCCAGATGCTCTCTAGCCTTTCAGACCAGAAAGATGA TCCGGAGGAAGATGACGAGGACCTTCCCCCTGAGGTGAAGATGGAGCGCGAGAAGGAGCGGCGAGTGGCTAACAATGCCCGCGAGCGCCTCAGAGTACGGGACATCAACGAGGCATTTAAGGAGCTTGGGAGGATGTGCCAGCTGCACCTCAGCCATGACAAACCTCAGACCAAACTTCTCATCCTGCACCAAGCTGTCAATGTCATCCTCAATTTAGAACAGCAAGTCAGAG AGCGTAACCTTAACCCCAAGGCAGCATGTTTAAAACGCCGTGAGGAGGAGAAAGTGTCTGGGGTGGTGGGTGATGCACCCATGCAGCTCTCAGGAGGCCATCCAAGTCTGGGAGGAGATGGCCACAACCCAGTTGGCCACATGTAA
- the tcf3b gene encoding transcription factor 3b isoform X8, whose translation MNEQQQRMAAVGTDKELSDLLDFSAMFAPPVANGKNRTMTLASTQFGGSAIDERSGSGSWGSAEQNSPSFSQGRGYGEGSHYSEHEGLSSPFISSGVAGKNERPPYPPFGSQPGFLPSDIAMPSPDAMSPSGLKSGSQFYPSYTNNPRRRPPDGGIETQPKKIRKPPGLPSSVYASTSGDEYARDNGGYPGTKPGAVYPGSFYMQEDPWSSSGYSAMLGNTPHIGQPGSFSAINPQDRMKRQPLPLSPQNYPLHGSEVNGFHSAPTTYNHTPTINGEGIMANRGTTAGSSGDEIGKALASIYPSDHNSNNFSSAPSTPGSPQAIAGAQSQWQRPTTPNYEGPPHALQSKMEDRLEEAIHVLRSHAVGQGPGLEGAPDMHSLLSAVHNGGLGGLSPAFPNASLALSNRHPAMGGKHEEPTGLPPSSTLLHGHHASGPTPPVGQPEGFTSLPGGLARSTHSTSSSDIKREDKEDDENSSVADKSEDEKKESKAARSRRKEALTLQMLSSLSDQKDDPEEDDEDLPPEVKMEREKERRVANNARERLRVRDINEAFKELGRMCQLHLSHDKPQTKLLILHQAVNVILNLEQQVRERNLNPKAACLKRREEEKVSGVVGDAPMQLSGGHPSLGGDGHNPVGHM comes from the exons ATGAACGAACAGCAGCAAAGAATGGCTGCAGTGGGAACTGACAAGGAACTCAGCGACCTTCTGGATTTCAGCGCG ATGTTCGCGCCTCCAGTAGCAAACGGGAAGAACAGGACAATGACACTCGCCAGCACTCAGTTTGGTGGATCAG CAATAGACGAGCGCAGCGGCTCTGGGTCTTGGGGCTCAGCAGAACAGAACAGCCCCTCTTTCAGCCAAGGACGG GGCTATGGCGAAGGATCCCACTACAGCGAGCATGAAGGCTTGTCCTCTCCATTCATCAGTTCAGGGGTTGCAG GTAAAAATGAGAGGCCACCGTACCCTCCCTTTGGAAGCCAG CCTGGTTTTCTTCCTAGCGACATAGCGATGCCCAGCCCAGATGCCATGTCCCCCTCTGGCCTGAAATCAGGCTCCCAGTTTTACCCATCGTACACCAACAACCCCAGGAGAAGGCCGCCTGATGGAGGCATAG AAACTCAGCCAAAGAAGATTCGGAAACCCCCTGGCCTGCCGTCCTCG GTGTATGCTTCCACATCTGGTGATGAGTATGCCAGAGACAATGGAGGATATCCTGGTACAAAGCCCGGAGCTGTCTACCCTGGCTCTTTCTATATGCAAG AAGACCCCTGGTCGTCTTCTGGCTACTCTGCCATGCTGGGTAACACTCCACACATTGGACAGCCAGGCTCCTTCTCCGCAATTAACCCACAGGACAGGATG AAGCGTCAACCCCTGCCTCTGTCCCCACAGAACTATCCTCTGCACGGCAGCGAAGTCAACGGCTTCCACTCAGCCCCCACCACCTACAACCACACACCCACTATCAATGGGGAAGGCATTATGG CCAACCGAGGCACCACAGCTGGCAGTTCAGGAGATGAAATTGGGAAGGCTCTTGCCTCA ATTTACCCGTCGGACCACAACAGTAATAACTTCTCCTCAGCTCCATCTACTCCTGGATCTCCTCAGGCTATCGCAG GAGCTCAGTCTCAGTGGCAAAGACCAACCACACCCAACTATGAAGGGCCACCACATGCACTG CAGAGTAAAATGGAAGACCGTTTGGAGGAGGCAATTCATGTACTGCGTAGCCATGCTGTGGGCCAGGGTCCTGGCTTAGAGGGCGCCCCCGACATGCACAGCCTGCTGTCCGCAGTACACAACGGGGGCCTCGGGGGCCTTTCTCCGGCTTTCCCCAATGCAAGCCTCGCCCTCAGCAACAGACATCCTGCTATG GGAGGGAAACACGAGGAGCCCACAGGCCTTCCTCCCAGCAGCACTCTTCTGCACGGTCATCACGCATCCGGACCCACACCACCAGTCGGCCAACCAGAAGGCTTCACCA GTCTCCCTGGTGGTTTGGCCCGCTCCACACACTCCACCAGCAGCTCAGACATTAAAAGAGAAGACAAAGAGGATGATGAAAACTCATCTGTTGCAGACAAATCCGAAGACGAAAAGAAGGAGAGCAAGGCAGCACGCAGTCGAAG AAAGGAGGCGTTGACCCTCCAGATGCTCTCTAGCCTTTCAGACCAGAAAGATGA TCCGGAGGAAGATGACGAGGACCTTCCCCCTGAGGTGAAGATGGAGCGCGAGAAGGAGCGGCGAGTGGCTAACAATGCCCGCGAGCGCCTCAGAGTACGGGACATCAACGAGGCATTTAAGGAGCTTGGGAGGATGTGCCAGCTGCACCTCAGCCATGACAAACCTCAGACCAAACTTCTCATCCTGCACCAAGCTGTCAATGTCATCCTCAATTTAGAACAGCAAGTCAGAG AGCGTAACCTTAACCCCAAGGCAGCATGTTTAAAACGCCGTGAGGAGGAGAAAGTGTCTGGGGTGGTGGGTGATGCACCCATGCAGCTCTCAGGAGGCCATCCAAGTCTGGGAGGAGATGGCCACAACCCAGTTGGCCACATGTAA
- the tcf3b gene encoding transcription factor 3b isoform X16, with the protein MNEQQQRMAAVGTDKELSDLLDFSAMFAPPVANGKNRTMTLASTQFGGSAIDERSGSGSWGSAEQNSPSFSQGRGYGEGSHYSEHEGLSSPFISSGVAGKNERPPYPPFGSQPGFLPSDIAMPSPDAMSPSGLKSGSQFYPSYTNNPRRRPPDGGIETQPKKIRKPPGLPSSVYASTSGDEYARDNGGYPGTKPGAVYPGSFYMQEDPWSSSGYSAMLGNTPHIGQPGSFSAINPQDRMKRQPLPLSPQNYPLHGSEVNGFHSAPTTYNHTPTINGEGIMANRGTTAGSSGDEIGKALASIYPSDHNSNNFSSAPSTPGSPQAIAGAQSQWQRPTTPNYEGPPHALQSKMEDRLEEAIHVLRSHAVGQGPGLEGAPDMHSLLSAVHNGGLGGLSPAFPNASLALSNRHPAMGGKHEEPTGLPPSSTLLHGHHASGPTPPVGQPEGFTSLPGGLARSTHSTSSSDIKREDKEDDENSSVADKSEDEKKESKAARSRSPEEDDEDLPPEVKMEREKERRVANNARERLRVRDINEAFKELGRMCQLHLSHDKPQTKLLILHQAVNVILNLEQQVRERNLNPKAACLKRREEEKVSGVVGDAPMQLSGGHPSLGGDGHNPVGHM; encoded by the exons ATGAACGAACAGCAGCAAAGAATGGCTGCAGTGGGAACTGACAAGGAACTCAGCGACCTTCTGGATTTCAGCGCG ATGTTCGCGCCTCCAGTAGCAAACGGGAAGAACAGGACAATGACACTCGCCAGCACTCAGTTTGGTGGATCAG CAATAGACGAGCGCAGCGGCTCTGGGTCTTGGGGCTCAGCAGAACAGAACAGCCCCTCTTTCAGCCAAGGACGG GGCTATGGCGAAGGATCCCACTACAGCGAGCATGAAGGCTTGTCCTCTCCATTCATCAGTTCAGGGGTTGCAG GTAAAAATGAGAGGCCACCGTACCCTCCCTTTGGAAGCCAG CCTGGTTTTCTTCCTAGCGACATAGCGATGCCCAGCCCAGATGCCATGTCCCCCTCTGGCCTGAAATCAGGCTCCCAGTTTTACCCATCGTACACCAACAACCCCAGGAGAAGGCCGCCTGATGGAGGCATAG AAACTCAGCCAAAGAAGATTCGGAAACCCCCTGGCCTGCCGTCCTCG GTGTATGCTTCCACATCTGGTGATGAGTATGCCAGAGACAATGGAGGATATCCTGGTACAAAGCCCGGAGCTGTCTACCCTGGCTCTTTCTATATGCAAG AAGACCCCTGGTCGTCTTCTGGCTACTCTGCCATGCTGGGTAACACTCCACACATTGGACAGCCAGGCTCCTTCTCCGCAATTAACCCACAGGACAGGATG AAGCGTCAACCCCTGCCTCTGTCCCCACAGAACTATCCTCTGCACGGCAGCGAAGTCAACGGCTTCCACTCAGCCCCCACCACCTACAACCACACACCCACTATCAATGGGGAAGGCATTATGG CCAACCGAGGCACCACAGCTGGCAGTTCAGGAGATGAAATTGGGAAGGCTCTTGCCTCA ATTTACCCGTCGGACCACAACAGTAATAACTTCTCCTCAGCTCCATCTACTCCTGGATCTCCTCAGGCTATCGCAG GAGCTCAGTCTCAGTGGCAAAGACCAACCACACCCAACTATGAAGGGCCACCACATGCACTG CAGAGTAAAATGGAAGACCGTTTGGAGGAGGCAATTCATGTACTGCGTAGCCATGCTGTGGGCCAGGGTCCTGGCTTAGAGGGCGCCCCCGACATGCACAGCCTGCTGTCCGCAGTACACAACGGGGGCCTCGGGGGCCTTTCTCCGGCTTTCCCCAATGCAAGCCTCGCCCTCAGCAACAGACATCCTGCTATG GGAGGGAAACACGAGGAGCCCACAGGCCTTCCTCCCAGCAGCACTCTTCTGCACGGTCATCACGCATCCGGACCCACACCACCAGTCGGCCAACCAGAAGGCTTCACCA GTCTCCCTGGTGGTTTGGCCCGCTCCACACACTCCACCAGCAGCTCAGACATTAAAAGAGAAGACAAAGAGGATGATGAAAACTCATCTGTTGCAGACAAATCCGAAGACGAAAAGAAGGAGAGCAAGGCAGCACGCAGTCGAAG TCCGGAGGAAGATGACGAGGACCTTCCCCCTGAGGTGAAGATGGAGCGCGAGAAGGAGCGGCGAGTGGCTAACAATGCCCGCGAGCGCCTCAGAGTACGGGACATCAACGAGGCATTTAAGGAGCTTGGGAGGATGTGCCAGCTGCACCTCAGCCATGACAAACCTCAGACCAAACTTCTCATCCTGCACCAAGCTGTCAATGTCATCCTCAATTTAGAACAGCAAGTCAGAG AGCGTAACCTTAACCCCAAGGCAGCATGTTTAAAACGCCGTGAGGAGGAGAAAGTGTCTGGGGTGGTGGGTGATGCACCCATGCAGCTCTCAGGAGGCCATCCAAGTCTGGGAGGAGATGGCCACAACCCAGTTGGCCACATGTAA
- the tcf3b gene encoding transcription factor 3b isoform X11: MNEQQQRMAAVGTDKELSDLLDFSAMFAPPVANGKNRTMTLASTQFGGSAIDERSGSGSWGSAEQNSPSFSQGRGYGEGSHYSEHEGLSSPFISSGVAGKNERPPYPPFGSQPGFLPSDIAMPSPDAMSPSGLKSGSQFYPSYTNNPRRRPPDGGIETQPKKIRKPPGLPSSVYASTSGDEYARDNGGYPGTKPGAVYPGSFYMQEDPWSSSGYSAMLGNTPHIGQPGSFSAINPQDRMNYPLHGSEVNGFHSAPTTYNHTPTINGEGIMANRGTTAGSSGDEIGKALASIYPSDHNSNNFSSAPSTPGSPQAIAGAQSQWQRPTTPNYEGPPHALQSKMEDRLEEAIHVLRSHAVGQGPGLEGAPDMHSLLSAVHNGGLGGLSPAFPNASLALSNRHPAMQGGKHEEPTGLPPSSTLLHGHHASGPTPPVGQPEGFTSLPGGLARSTHSTSSSDIKREDKEDDENSSVADKSEDEKKESKAARSRRKEALTLQMLSSLSDQKDDPEEDDEDLPPEVKMEREKERRVANNARERLRVRDINEAFKELGRMCQLHLSHDKPQTKLLILHQAVNVILNLEQQVRERNLNPKAACLKRREEEKVSGVVGDAPMQLSGGHPSLGGDGHNPVGHM, translated from the exons ATGAACGAACAGCAGCAAAGAATGGCTGCAGTGGGAACTGACAAGGAACTCAGCGACCTTCTGGATTTCAGCGCG ATGTTCGCGCCTCCAGTAGCAAACGGGAAGAACAGGACAATGACACTCGCCAGCACTCAGTTTGGTGGATCAG CAATAGACGAGCGCAGCGGCTCTGGGTCTTGGGGCTCAGCAGAACAGAACAGCCCCTCTTTCAGCCAAGGACGG GGCTATGGCGAAGGATCCCACTACAGCGAGCATGAAGGCTTGTCCTCTCCATTCATCAGTTCAGGGGTTGCAG GTAAAAATGAGAGGCCACCGTACCCTCCCTTTGGAAGCCAG CCTGGTTTTCTTCCTAGCGACATAGCGATGCCCAGCCCAGATGCCATGTCCCCCTCTGGCCTGAAATCAGGCTCCCAGTTTTACCCATCGTACACCAACAACCCCAGGAGAAGGCCGCCTGATGGAGGCATAG AAACTCAGCCAAAGAAGATTCGGAAACCCCCTGGCCTGCCGTCCTCG GTGTATGCTTCCACATCTGGTGATGAGTATGCCAGAGACAATGGAGGATATCCTGGTACAAAGCCCGGAGCTGTCTACCCTGGCTCTTTCTATATGCAAG AAGACCCCTGGTCGTCTTCTGGCTACTCTGCCATGCTGGGTAACACTCCACACATTGGACAGCCAGGCTCCTTCTCCGCAATTAACCCACAGGACAGGATG AACTATCCTCTGCACGGCAGCGAAGTCAACGGCTTCCACTCAGCCCCCACCACCTACAACCACACACCCACTATCAATGGGGAAGGCATTATGG CCAACCGAGGCACCACAGCTGGCAGTTCAGGAGATGAAATTGGGAAGGCTCTTGCCTCA ATTTACCCGTCGGACCACAACAGTAATAACTTCTCCTCAGCTCCATCTACTCCTGGATCTCCTCAGGCTATCGCAG GAGCTCAGTCTCAGTGGCAAAGACCAACCACACCCAACTATGAAGGGCCACCACATGCACTG CAGAGTAAAATGGAAGACCGTTTGGAGGAGGCAATTCATGTACTGCGTAGCCATGCTGTGGGCCAGGGTCCTGGCTTAGAGGGCGCCCCCGACATGCACAGCCTGCTGTCCGCAGTACACAACGGGGGCCTCGGGGGCCTTTCTCCGGCTTTCCCCAATGCAAGCCTCGCCCTCAGCAACAGACATCCTGCTATG CAGGGAGGGAAACACGAGGAGCCCACAGGCCTTCCTCCCAGCAGCACTCTTCTGCACGGTCATCACGCATCCGGACCCACACCACCAGTCGGCCAACCAGAAGGCTTCACCA GTCTCCCTGGTGGTTTGGCCCGCTCCACACACTCCACCAGCAGCTCAGACATTAAAAGAGAAGACAAAGAGGATGATGAAAACTCATCTGTTGCAGACAAATCCGAAGACGAAAAGAAGGAGAGCAAGGCAGCACGCAGTCGAAG AAAGGAGGCGTTGACCCTCCAGATGCTCTCTAGCCTTTCAGACCAGAAAGATGA TCCGGAGGAAGATGACGAGGACCTTCCCCCTGAGGTGAAGATGGAGCGCGAGAAGGAGCGGCGAGTGGCTAACAATGCCCGCGAGCGCCTCAGAGTACGGGACATCAACGAGGCATTTAAGGAGCTTGGGAGGATGTGCCAGCTGCACCTCAGCCATGACAAACCTCAGACCAAACTTCTCATCCTGCACCAAGCTGTCAATGTCATCCTCAATTTAGAACAGCAAGTCAGAG AGCGTAACCTTAACCCCAAGGCAGCATGTTTAAAACGCCGTGAGGAGGAGAAAGTGTCTGGGGTGGTGGGTGATGCACCCATGCAGCTCTCAGGAGGCCATCCAAGTCTGGGAGGAGATGGCCACAACCCAGTTGGCCACATGTAA
- the tcf3b gene encoding transcription factor 3b isoform X5 gives MNEQQQRMAAVGTDKELSDLLDFSAMFAPPVANGKNRTMTLASTQFGGSAIDERSGSGSWGSAEQNSPSFSQGRGYGEGSHYSEHEGLSSPFISSGVAGKNERPPYPPFGSQPGFLPSDIAMPSPDAMSPSGLKSGSQFYPSYTNNPRRRPPDGGIETQPKKIRKPPGLPSSVYASTSGDEYARDNGGYPGTKPGAVYPGSFYMQEDPWSSSGYSAMLGNTPHIGQPGSFSAINPQDRMKRQPLPLSPQNYPLHGSEVNGFHSAPTTYNHTPTINGEGIMANRGTTAGSSGDEIGKALASIYPSDHNSNNFSSAPSTPGSPQAIAAGAQSQWQRPTTPNYEGPPHALQSKMEDRLEEAIHVLRSHAVGQGPGLEGAPDMHSLLSAVHNGGLGGLSPAFPNASLALSNRHPAMQGGKHEEPTGLPPSSTLLHGHHASGPTPPVGQPEGFTSLPGGLARSTHSTSSSDIKREDKEDDENSSVADKSEDEKKESKAARSRRKEALTLQMLSSLSDQKDDPEEDDEDLPPEVKMEREKERRVANNARERLRVRDINEAFKELGRMCQLHLSHDKPQTKLLILHQAVNVILNLEQQVRERNLNPKAACLKRREEEKVSGVVGDAPMQLSGGHPSLGGDGHNPVGHM, from the exons ATGAACGAACAGCAGCAAAGAATGGCTGCAGTGGGAACTGACAAGGAACTCAGCGACCTTCTGGATTTCAGCGCG ATGTTCGCGCCTCCAGTAGCAAACGGGAAGAACAGGACAATGACACTCGCCAGCACTCAGTTTGGTGGATCAG CAATAGACGAGCGCAGCGGCTCTGGGTCTTGGGGCTCAGCAGAACAGAACAGCCCCTCTTTCAGCCAAGGACGG GGCTATGGCGAAGGATCCCACTACAGCGAGCATGAAGGCTTGTCCTCTCCATTCATCAGTTCAGGGGTTGCAG GTAAAAATGAGAGGCCACCGTACCCTCCCTTTGGAAGCCAG CCTGGTTTTCTTCCTAGCGACATAGCGATGCCCAGCCCAGATGCCATGTCCCCCTCTGGCCTGAAATCAGGCTCCCAGTTTTACCCATCGTACACCAACAACCCCAGGAGAAGGCCGCCTGATGGAGGCATAG AAACTCAGCCAAAGAAGATTCGGAAACCCCCTGGCCTGCCGTCCTCG GTGTATGCTTCCACATCTGGTGATGAGTATGCCAGAGACAATGGAGGATATCCTGGTACAAAGCCCGGAGCTGTCTACCCTGGCTCTTTCTATATGCAAG AAGACCCCTGGTCGTCTTCTGGCTACTCTGCCATGCTGGGTAACACTCCACACATTGGACAGCCAGGCTCCTTCTCCGCAATTAACCCACAGGACAGGATG AAGCGTCAACCCCTGCCTCTGTCCCCACAGAACTATCCTCTGCACGGCAGCGAAGTCAACGGCTTCCACTCAGCCCCCACCACCTACAACCACACACCCACTATCAATGGGGAAGGCATTATGG CCAACCGAGGCACCACAGCTGGCAGTTCAGGAGATGAAATTGGGAAGGCTCTTGCCTCA ATTTACCCGTCGGACCACAACAGTAATAACTTCTCCTCAGCTCCATCTACTCCTGGATCTCCTCAGGCTATCGCAG CAGGAGCTCAGTCTCAGTGGCAAAGACCAACCACACCCAACTATGAAGGGCCACCACATGCACTG CAGAGTAAAATGGAAGACCGTTTGGAGGAGGCAATTCATGTACTGCGTAGCCATGCTGTGGGCCAGGGTCCTGGCTTAGAGGGCGCCCCCGACATGCACAGCCTGCTGTCCGCAGTACACAACGGGGGCCTCGGGGGCCTTTCTCCGGCTTTCCCCAATGCAAGCCTCGCCCTCAGCAACAGACATCCTGCTATG CAGGGAGGGAAACACGAGGAGCCCACAGGCCTTCCTCCCAGCAGCACTCTTCTGCACGGTCATCACGCATCCGGACCCACACCACCAGTCGGCCAACCAGAAGGCTTCACCA GTCTCCCTGGTGGTTTGGCCCGCTCCACACACTCCACCAGCAGCTCAGACATTAAAAGAGAAGACAAAGAGGATGATGAAAACTCATCTGTTGCAGACAAATCCGAAGACGAAAAGAAGGAGAGCAAGGCAGCACGCAGTCGAAG AAAGGAGGCGTTGACCCTCCAGATGCTCTCTAGCCTTTCAGACCAGAAAGATGA TCCGGAGGAAGATGACGAGGACCTTCCCCCTGAGGTGAAGATGGAGCGCGAGAAGGAGCGGCGAGTGGCTAACAATGCCCGCGAGCGCCTCAGAGTACGGGACATCAACGAGGCATTTAAGGAGCTTGGGAGGATGTGCCAGCTGCACCTCAGCCATGACAAACCTCAGACCAAACTTCTCATCCTGCACCAAGCTGTCAATGTCATCCTCAATTTAGAACAGCAAGTCAGAG AGCGTAACCTTAACCCCAAGGCAGCATGTTTAAAACGCCGTGAGGAGGAGAAAGTGTCTGGGGTGGTGGGTGATGCACCCATGCAGCTCTCAGGAGGCCATCCAAGTCTGGGAGGAGATGGCCACAACCCAGTTGGCCACATGTAA